CCTGCCGTCGCGGCAACCCGCGGAAACTTACGCAGGCGCGCCGATACGCTCCGAGCTGGCCTACCGCTACCGGTAGGCCACAAACTAAACAGTGGAACTTGCTTCAAGCTCTCCTGCGCTCCCCCCACAAACTGGAGCTGCGCCCACGACCTGGACTCTGATTCAGAACTCATGCCGCCTTTGCCGTGGTGGGGGGATGAGCTGCTGGATGAAGATGCCGATTTCTTGCTCCTTGCGGATTTGTTCCCAGTTGGGCAGGGGAGGAAAGAGCTGGATGCTATATGGCACGCCCTCGTCGCCGGCCCCCTCGAATCGATCGTGCTCACGGTGCGTGAGATCATGGCCGCCGGCAACTTATTCCGTTGCCGCAGCTTCCATGCCGGCACCCTCTCCGGTAAGAGAAGAATTTGACATAAATGCAGCCATTATTTCTTTGGGTCAATTTCAGTTTGCAATCCTGTTTGCACACTTATCTGTTCTACTTCGGTTTGCGATCCTGCATAGGGGGTGTGTGGGTTGGGCGATTTTAGTAGACACTGTTAGGTCGTGTACTCGTGTTTATATGGATTATGCAATACCAGTGTGGTGTGCTACCTGAACCCAGTGATACAAAGATGACTTACTCAAGATGTTGTCTTTGATGAATTCAGGTGCTTTATTGGTCGTTGCTGGTTTCTGCCAACTATGCAAATTGTCACCTGCCCTTTTCATGGATATTGTTCTTGGATATATATTCTACAAGTTAAGTATCTTATCAGGGAAGCTGCAAAGGAGTGGCAGGGCATTCGACATATGTGCACGAATACAGCTAGGTGAGTTTTCTAAAGAATTTGGACATTGGAACTGTACTGCAGAGGATCCCCCTGTAATACAGTAGCATGTAGATGGATAAAATACATGGTTTAACCTTTGTATGTTTTTTTATGCTTAGTTTCCATGCTGAGTTTTGCACATGTGCTGACATAACAATGTTTTTCTCCGCAGTTCTGTTACTTATATTAGCTTTCAAGGATAGCAGTGCTTTTCAGGTATGGTGTTTTTTCCACACACAAACTGGCTCCACATACTTCATGTACTCCCTCATTAAGGTTCTACACTTAGATGTTTCACTAATTAACCTTCATCTTTTTTGGTGGGTGGGGGCGGATTATATAGGGCTTCTACGGCTTTCTTGTGGAACAAATCTGGTCAGTATTTTAGTACAAGACTTCGATTGTCTGCTATGTTTTTATCTTCTGATGCTATTTAATTAGGGACTGTTTGTTTATGAAATCCAATGGATGCATTGTCGGAACACTTTCTCCCTATTTTATAAATACTAGTTAAATGCTCATGTGGTGCCATGAAAATTGTTTTTTGCTATGTTGCATCAGTTGTTCAAACACTTGTGGCATCATCATGCATAACTTTGTG
This region of Lolium perenne isolate Kyuss_39 chromosome 2, Kyuss_2.0, whole genome shotgun sequence genomic DNA includes:
- the LOC127336915 gene encoding uncharacterized protein — protein: MALNSATMASSLRCCPAVAATRGNLRRRADTLRAGLPLPVGHKLNSGTCFKLSCAPPTNWSCAHDLDSDSELMPPLPWWGDELLDEDADFLLLADLFPVGQGRKELDAIWHALVAGPLESIVLTVREIMAAGNLFRCRSFHAGTLSGALLVVAGFCQLCKLSPALFMDIVLGYIFYKLSILSGKLQRSGRAFDICARIQLVLLLILAFKDSSAFQGFYGFLVEQIWWLNVYLYSTMAYDGVVGVKHTRGYWLGIYRLLRAKGGLMKVFRGTFHDLIEKASVPRHPNARKKYKVPSRRRK